The genomic DNA AAAGGTTATCATCCCGCAGAGCAATACGATCCTGACGGCAAGTGCAGTGGATGTGGGTTTTGTTATATGATGTGTCCAGATGTTTGTATCACTGTCTATAGGCTTGCTACGGCAAGAGGTGAAATTCGATGAAAAAACTGATGATGAAAGGAGTAGAAGCCATCGGGGAAGCTGCCATAATGGCAGGTTGCCGGAACTTTTTCGGTTATCCCATAACACCCCAGAATGAATTGACGGAGTATATGGCTAGACGTTTACCCGAGGTTGGGGGATGTTTCTTGCAAGCTGAGAGTGAAGTGGCAGCTGTCAATATGATCTATGGAGCTGCCAGCGTCGGGAAGCGAGCGATGACTTCCACTTCTTCCCCAGGTTTCAGCCTCATGCAAGAAGGAATATCTTACATGGCCTGTGCTCAGTTACCAGCTGTTTTTGTGAATGTAATGCGTGGAGGACCAGGTTTGGGTGACATACAACCTTCCCAAGGGGACTATTTTCAAGCGACGAAAGGTGGGGGACATGGCGATTACAAATTGATCGTGCTTGCACCTTCCACTGTTCAGGAAGCGGTTGAATTAACTCAGCTTGCTTTTGAACTGGCTGACAAATATAGAAACCCAGCAGTCATCCTTGCAGATGGCTTGCTTGGCCAAATGATGGAGCCAGTTGAGCTGCGAGAAAAACAGCTGACTTACGATAATAGCAGCTGGGCTTTGACTGGTGCGAACGGTAGGCCACCGAGAAAAGTGACCTCTTTCAATATAGATCCTCACGAGTTGGAGAAGATGAATCTGAATCTTCAGGAAAAGTACAGAAAGATGGAGATCGAGGAACCGCGCTGGGAAGAATTCAGCACAGAGGATGCCGAAATACTACTCGCAGCGTATGGCACTATGGGCAGGATTTGCAAAAGTGTTGTGAAGATGGCGCGGGAAGCGGGGATGAAAGTTGGACTCTTTAGACCGATTACTCTGTATCCGTTCCCATATGAACCACTTGAAGGAATAGCCAAGCGGGTTTCTATCATTCTCACAGTTGAGATGAGTTCAGGTCAGATGTTTGAAGATGTGAAGCTCGCAGCATTGAGATTGACTCGTGTGGAATTCTACGGGCGTATGGGTGGTGTTGTACCAACACCTGGGGAAGTTTTCGAACGGTTGAAGCAGCTCGTTGGGAGGCATTGAGGATGGAATACAAAGCAGTCTACAAGATGCCCAAAGCGTTGAGTGGAAAATTGTTCACATACTGTCCAGGTTGCCATCACGGAATAGTACACAGGCTGATCGCTGAAGTCATCGATGAACTTGGCATAAGGGAAAGAACGATTGTCGTTGCGCCTGTTGGTTGTTCTGTTTTTGCGTATGAATTCTTTGAACTCGACGGAACTGTTGCACCTCACGGTAGAGCTTTAGCGGTGGCCACCGGAATGAAGAGGGCAAGACCAGATTTAGTGGTTTTCACCTATCAGGGAGATGGAGATCTAGCGGCTATAGGTACGGCTGAGACTATCCACGCAGCAAATCGTGGCGAGAGAGTAACGACGATCTTCATCAACAACGCGATATATGGTATGACTGGGGGACAAATGGCACCCACGACACTTCTTGGTATGAAAACCACCACGTCTCCGTACGGCCGAACTGCGGAGAGGGAAGGTTACCCAATTCACGTTTGTGAAGTTTTGAAAGAATTGAAAGGAGTCGCCTACCTTGCAAGAACGAAAGTGAATACTCCTAAAGACGTCATCAACACGAGAAAACACATAAAGAAAGCTTTCCTCGCTCAGTTGAAAGATGTGGGCTTCGGTTTGGTTGAGGTCCTGTCTACTTGTCCAACGAACTGGGGTATGGATCCGTTGCAAGCGGGTAGGTGGGTTGATGAAAGTATGGTCAAAGAGTACCCCCTTGGAGTATTCGTCGATAAGGTCGGTGAAGAGAAATGACGCTGAGCTTTATCCTCTCGGGTTTCGGTGGTCAAGGTGTCATGCTGATGGGTCAGATTCTCGCCCAAGCGGGGATGATAGAAAACAAGCACGTTACATGGTTCCCTTCGTACGGACCAGAAATGCGCGGAGGTACTGCAAACTGCACGGTGGTGATCAGTGACGAACCAGTTGCTTCCCCAATTGTTGATACACCTGACGTTGTTGTGGCCATGAACATACCATCACTTTTGAAGTTCGAATCGAGACTGAAAGATGGTGGGCTCTTGTTTCTAAACATCTCTGTAATCGACAGAAAACCAAGTAGGAACAATGTTTCCGTGATTGAAGTTCCAGCGAATGAAATAGCTGAAAGGATTGGAAACTCGAAAATCGCAAACATGGTGATGCTTGGTTCCGTTATTGCAGAAATTCGGTGTGTGAAAAAAGAATCGGTCATTGAAGCTTTATCCTACAAACTCGGTGAGAAAGGTTCAAGGTTACTAGAACTCAACATCAAGGCTATTGAGGCAGGTATGGCACACGTAGGCGGATGAGATAGACCCACCCATTGGCCGGGGCTCTCGCTCCGGCATTTTTTATTGCAAAAATTTGAACCTGTAGAAACCTAGAAAGTGTGGATTTTTCTCGATCGGCATCCAAGTTGGGTCATAATTCATCAATTCTCCAAGTTTCACGATTCTCAGTTCACCAGGTTTATTTGCGATGGGACCTGTGTGGTAAACGAGCCAACCATCCTTTCCCATCGGGTTTAGAGTTCCAACGTAAATCATGAGGTGGTAGGGGAACTCAAAATCTTGTGGGTGGAAGAAAGCCAAAATATCTCCAGGTGAAGCTTCTTTCACATCTTTGGTTACAAAATTCATACTGCATTCTACCAAGATTCTTGCTATGGCGAAACTGGAAAATTCTTCTTCACTGCTGAATTCTCCACGTCTTATTCTGAAAAGCTTTTCACCAACTAGAGGTAAATTGGGATAATTGTATTTTTGAACATCTTCGAAGATTGGGCCTACGTACTTGGTAACCCTAAGCCACCACTCATCGTGTTTTCTGAGAGCTTCTCGAGCGCAGTAACGAATGAAACCGGCACAATCTCTTTCTTTTGTACTCCAGAGAGCCGGGTCGTTTTCGAGTGCAGAGATAGCAATCCAAATGAACCATCTTCTGAATCTTTCACTGTCTTCGCTGTCGAGCTCTAAGCAGTCTGGATAACCATCCATATCGCTGTCGAATCCGCTTGGTTCTGCTAAGATCGTGTGAGCGATCTTCTTTTTGAAAATCCCACGATTCATAAAAATCAACTTGATTTTCTCGTTGGGTTTAACACGTTTGACGATGATTCCTCCATTGATTTTCTGAATTTCTTTGCTACTAATTATCTGAGCTGAAACGAACTTTCCATGAATGAAAAGATCCTGAATGGAATCGACCTTGAAACTGGTTTGATGGATCTCGACAGAGAAAGAAAGATAATCAACGAGGTTGATCAGCAAGAACACGCCTATGACGATTGATAAAAGAAGATATTTCTTCATGATGCACCTCTCTCAAAAATCTCAAAAGGTAACTTTTGTGATGACCAGATAGATCTTCAGATTTCACACCTGTTAGATAGAGTATCAAGCCTTCTTGTGCCCACATAGGCAAGTCGAAGTTGAGTGAAAGGATGTGATGTAAAAGCTCATGTAAAAGAGTCTCCTCGAGTAGATCTTTGGACCTTAAAATGTTGAAAGGTTGCATCCAGATAGTTCCCATTGAGTAGACCGCCGCGATGCTGTAAGGTCTAGCCGTGAGTTTGTGAAACTCTTCTAGAGATTCACACTCAACTATCCTTACATTCATGTCCAACTCTACTTGTAAAAAGTCGCATATCTTTTTTAAGTTCATCAGAACAGAACTCAAAGACCCTGCCAAGGGAAGATCACCGATGCTCCAAATCTTCGCTGTCCATCCCGATGTGAAGCACACAAGGATCAGAATGAGCGTACAAACCCTGTTTATACATCGAAAAAGCTCTCGCCGGAAGAAGATGATAAATTCCATTTCCAGTAGCCCTCCAAACGTAACTGAAAGTGTCACCACTGCAGAACGTCGCGAAAAACGCAATCCTATCTTCGTGCAATTCACGTGCAGAATACCAAACATCCCAAGGTCTGTACCAACCGTAGTCAAACTTCAAATATGCTGAGCCAAAATTTTTCTCACGATAGTTCGTTATCACTTGCGCGCAGGAGGCGAAGAAATCTTCAACGACGAGATACTGGCCTCCGTTTTTGTCGAGTTTCAAAACAGTTTTTGCTATACTTCCAGCCTCAAGTTTCACTGTTTCATCCGCAAACATGATTTCGAAAGTCCCATCTCCGATGTACGAATCGTTTCCAGAAAATTTCACACCATCTGCCACCAAACGTTTTCCGTCCCACTGGTGAACAATCCGTGCAACGAACGGAAGCTCCACAAAAGAACCTTCTTTAAACCAGTACGAGCTGTCTTTACTTTTCAGTAGGATTTCTTTGTTAGAACAAATCAATTCTTCTGCTTCTTCTGGCAGTGATGCAAGAAAAACGTTGTTCAACCAAAGGCCTTTTCCCCTGAGAAAAGCGATGTTCGAACCAACGACCGTCACATCTTTCACGTCTTGATAGATCATGATGATTTTGCTTTTGACATCACAAACCAACGCGGTGTTGTTTTCGAGTTTT from Pseudothermotoga sp. includes the following:
- a CDS encoding thiamine pyrophosphate-dependent enzyme, translated to MEYKAVYKMPKALSGKLFTYCPGCHHGIVHRLIAEVIDELGIRERTIVVAPVGCSVFAYEFFELDGTVAPHGRALAVATGMKRARPDLVVFTYQGDGDLAAIGTAETIHAANRGERVTTIFINNAIYGMTGGQMAPTTLLGMKTTTSPYGRTAEREGYPIHVCEVLKELKGVAYLARTKVNTPKDVINTRKHIKKAFLAQLKDVGFGLVEVLSTCPTNWGMDPLQAGRWVDESMVKEYPLGVFVDKVGEEK
- a CDS encoding ferredoxin family protein translates to MKKAYIEIDEERCKGCGLCISVCPQKVIKFSERFNSKGYHPAEQYDPDGKCSGCGFCYMMCPDVCITVYRLATARGEIR
- a CDS encoding DUF1175 domain-containing protein; the protein is MKKYLLLSIVIGVFLLINLVDYLSFSVEIHQTSFKVDSIQDLFIHGKFVSAQIISSKEIQKINGGIIVKRVKPNEKIKLIFMNRGIFKKKIAHTILAEPSGFDSDMDGYPDCLELDSEDSERFRRWFIWIAISALENDPALWSTKERDCAGFIRYCAREALRKHDEWWLRVTKYVGPIFEDVQKYNYPNLPLVGEKLFRIRRGEFSSEEEFSSFAIARILVECSMNFVTKDVKEASPGDILAFFHPQDFEFPYHLMIYVGTLNPMGKDGWLVYHTGPIANKPGELRIVKLGELMNYDPTWMPIEKNPHFLGFYRFKFLQ
- a CDS encoding 3-methyl-2-oxobutanoate dehydrogenase subunit VorB, producing the protein MKKLMMKGVEAIGEAAIMAGCRNFFGYPITPQNELTEYMARRLPEVGGCFLQAESEVAAVNMIYGAASVGKRAMTSTSSPGFSLMQEGISYMACAQLPAVFVNVMRGGPGLGDIQPSQGDYFQATKGGGHGDYKLIVLAPSTVQEAVELTQLAFELADKYRNPAVILADGLLGQMMEPVELREKQLTYDNSSWALTGANGRPPRKVTSFNIDPHELEKMNLNLQEKYRKMEIEEPRWEEFSTEDAEILLAAYGTMGRICKSVVKMAREAGMKVGLFRPITLYPFPYEPLEGIAKRVSIILTVEMSSGQMFEDVKLAALRLTRVEFYGRMGGVVPTPGEVFERLKQLVGRH
- a CDS encoding 2-oxoacid:acceptor oxidoreductase family protein; translation: MTLSFILSGFGGQGVMLMGQILAQAGMIENKHVTWFPSYGPEMRGGTANCTVVISDEPVASPIVDTPDVVVAMNIPSLLKFESRLKDGGLLFLNISVIDRKPSRNNVSVIEVPANEIAERIGNSKIANMVMLGSVIAEIRCVKKESVIEALSYKLGEKGSRLLELNIKAIEAGMAHVGG